From Epinephelus lanceolatus isolate andai-2023 chromosome 12, ASM4190304v1, whole genome shotgun sequence, the proteins below share one genomic window:
- the angptl1b gene encoding angiopoietin-related protein 1b, translating into MGPGTWSVFILFGLSFWSNSQALTKHPILNRIRRAPEASGESKKCSYTFLVPEQKITGPICAARGYSTDKDRVTRLDVAAVRDLLSKQRREVETLKLVVDVDGNLVNEMKLLRKESRNMNSRVTQLYMQLLHEIIRKRDNSLELAQLETRILNATTESLRLASRYRELEAKYAALSAVVNNQSVLIGALEERCMQVYSRRHDQPPIGPPLVQVVPENIPVNVPRFTNEIQRDNTRGFARERGSRSGPSPTSGTLDVPQRNFSAEGSFRDCLAAQEAGHSTSGMYLIRPDEAERPVQAWCEQDIDNGGWTVIQSRRDGSVNFFRNWDNYKSGFGNIDGEYWLGLEGIYNLGRQGDYKLLVELEDWMNKKVYAQYSSFHLEPESEGYRLRLGTYQGNAGDSLSSHNGKQFTTLDRDKDAFSGNCAHFHKGGWWYNACGQTNLNGVWYTGGVYRSKFQDGIFWADYGGGFYSMKSVRMLIRPID; encoded by the exons ATGGGACCTGGAACATGGAGCGTATTTATTCTATTTGGTCTGTCTTTCTGGAGCAACAGCCAAGCCCTCACAAAGCACCCCATCCTCAACCGGATACGAAGGGCCCCAGAGGCCAGCGGAGAAAGCAAGAAGTGCTCCTACACCTTCCTGGTCCCTGAGCAGAAGATCACAGGACCCATCTGTGCCGCCCGCGGGTACTCGACTGACAAGGACCGAGTGACACGCCTGGATGTGGCTGCAGTGCGTGACCTTCTGTCAAAGCAGCGTAGGGAGGTGGAGACTTTGAAGTTGGTGGTGGATGTGGACGGCAACTTGGTGAATGAGATGAAGCTGCTGAGGAAAGAGAGCAGGAACATGAACTCCAGAGTGACCCAGCTCTACATGCAGCTGCTGCACGAGATCATCAGGAAGAGGGATAACTCACTGGAGCTGGCACAGCTGGAGACACGCATCCTCAACGCCACTACAGAGTCTCTGCGCCTGGCTTCCCGGTACAGGGAACTGGAGGCCAAATATGCAGCTCTGTCTGCAGTGGTGAACAACCAGTCAGTGCTGATTGGAGCACTGGAGGAGCGTTGTATGCAGGTGTACAGCCGCAGGCATGACCAGCCACCCATTGGACCTCCACTTGTGCAGGTGGTGCCTGAGAACATTCCTGTTAATGTGCCTCGTTTCACCAATGAGATTCAGAGGGACAACACCCGAGGCTTTGCCCGAGAAAGGGGCTCACGCTCTGGGCCATCACCCACTAGCGGCACCCTGGACGTTCCACAAAGAAACTTCAGTGCTGAAG GCTCATTCAGGGACTGTCTCGCGGCGCAGGAAGCTGGCCACAGCACCAGCGGCATGTACCTGATCAGACCAGACGAAGCAGAGAGGCCAGTGCAGGCCTGGTGTGAACAGGATATCGACAACGGGGGCTGGACCGTTATCCAGAGCAGGAGAGACGGATCAGTCAACTTCTTCAGGAACTGGGATAACTACAAG AGCGGCTTTGGCAACATAGATGGCGAATACTGGCTCGGTCTGGAAGGCATCTACAACCTGGGGAGGCAGGGGGACTACAAGCTGCTGGTGGAGCTGGAGGACTGGATGAACAAGAAGGTGTACGCTCAGTACAGCAGCTTCCATCTAGAGCCTGAGAGTGAGGGTTACCGTCTGCGACTGGGAACCTACCAGGGGAACGCGGGGGACTCCCTGAGCAGCCACAACGGCAAACAGTTCACAACTCTGGATCGAGACAAGGATGCCTTCTCAG GTAACTGTGCCCATTTCCATAAAGGAGGCTGGTGGTACAACGCCTGCGGCCAAACCAATCTAAACGGTGTCTGGTACACTGGCGGCGTCTACCGCAGCAAATTCCAAGATGGGATCTTCTGGGCTGACTATGGCGGAGGCTTCTACTCTATGAAATCTGTCCGTATGTTGATCAGGCCTATAGACTGA